CGCTGAAGGAGCATCGGCTTCGTGGAGCGGCCATGGAAGGCGAGGCTGGGAAACCGTCTCATCGGATCTCGAGCTGGCCGTCACCGAACTGGTCACCAACGCGCTCGTCCACGCCGACAGCGAGGTCGAGGTCCGGCTGCGCGAGTACGCCGACCGGCTGCGCGTGGACGTGCGCGACTCCGACCCTCGGCCTCCGCTGCCTGCACCCGTGCTCCAATCTGGTGAGACCGACCGCGAGTCGGAACACGGCCGTGGACTGCTCATCGTCGACGCCCTGGCCTCGTCCTGGGGCAACTCCCCCAGCGGGCGCGGCAAGTCGGTCTGGTTCGAGCTGACCAGACCGCCCGCATCGGAACGGGACTGAACCCGGTCGCATCGGCGAGGCGCCCGAGCCGGCTGCTTCCACCGACCGAAGCAGCCGAACGCCCCGCCGGGTGTCGGGGACACGAAGAACGCCAAAGCCGCAGCCAAGGGCAAGAAGACGAGCGAGGTTGACACTCGACACCCAGGTGTCGGGTACCGCCCGATGGCTCGGATCTACATCTCGTACGCCGAGGTGTACCGCGTCACGCTGGCCGGCACCCGCGACGCTCCCCGGCGTCATTGCCCAGCAGGGGGCATGGTTTCCGCTCCGGCAGAGGTGATCGGCGGCTAGTCAGCACCAAACCATCACGGGAGTCAGCACCGCACCGTCAAATCACCCTGAACTACGCGTCCCGGACGGCGCTCGTTTCGACCGCCATCGAGCCACTGAACCGCCTTTCCATGAGTCGGCATGGTGGTCACACGCATAGCCAACCCTCGAACTATGTTGCCCCACCACATGTGCGCCTGACCTGCGCATTCCTACGGTATGGCGACACGAAAACGTCCCCGCCAACCGCATGGAAGTGGTGCCGATGCCCTCCCCCGCAACCGCTCCCCCACCCCCCGCCAGCCTCAAGCGCATCGTCACCGCCAGCCTGATCGGCACCACCATCGAGTGGTACGACAACTCATTCGATCGAGGCTAGAACCTGCGGTTTTCTATGATTCCGGCCCTCGCAGTCAGCACGGAACCAGCACGGGGTTCGTGACGTGCTGATTCGGTGCCGGCCGACCCGCGTCGCAGCGCGCTCCATTGCCCCGACGGCATCCGCACACGGTTGCTCAGTGTCACCTGGTGGTCGTGCCGTCTGTCGGTGCCGACCACTCCCATCTCAAGGCGCATCACACCGGGGGCCTGCCCGTCGTCTGCCTCGGCCGCCCGGGGGCGGGCTTGTCCGGGGACAGTGTGGTCACTCCCCACCGTACGGTGGGGAGTCCAGCGGTGCGCGGAGCACAGGACCGGTAGGTCACCGTCATGGTGGTAGCCGTGGCGTGCGTGGTCGCCATCCACAACTCCACCGGGCGCGTTCACGTTCAGGGCGCCGCGGCGGCTTCGGCCCGGGCCAGGGCGACTTCCAATACGACCAGCAGCGCATCGCGGACCGAGCCCGTCTTCCGTGCGTCGAAGACGATCAGCGGAACGTGCTCGGCGATGTCCAGTGCCCACCGCACCTCGTCGAGGTCGTGCTCGACCTCCCCGTCGAAGGCGTTGACGGCGACCGCGAAAGGGACGTCCTTGTGCTCGAAGTAGTCCACCGCCGCGTAGCAGTCGTCCAGTCGGCGGGTGTCCACGATCACCAGACCGCCGAGGGCGCCCTCCACCAGGTCGTCCCACATGAAGCCGAACCGGTCCTGGCCCGGGGTGCCGAACAGGTACAGCTTGAGCGTCGGGTCGATGGTGATGCAGCCGAAGTCCATGGCGACCGTGGTGGTGGTCTTGCCCGGAGTGTGCGTGAGATCGTCCACTCCTGCCGCGACCTCGGTGATCGCGGCCTCCGTGGTGAGCGGCCGTATCTCGGAGATCGAGCCCACGGTCGTGGTCTTGCCGACACCGAAGCCTCCGGCGATGACCAGTTTGACCGGCGTCGGCGGCTGTTCAACTGGTGTCACGGAGTGTCCCCCGTGAGTCGGGGACGGCACGAAGACCATCGATAACCCTTCGCAGTACGGAGAGATCCTGGGCGGTCCCGGCGTTCGGCCGGTGGATCGCCAGATGCCCCGCGGCACGCAAATCTTCGGCCAGCACGCGGACCACGTTGAGGTGCAGTCGCAGCCCGGCGGCCAGTTCCGCCACCGACTGCGGCCGCCGGCAGGCCGCGATGATGTCGTGATGCTCGAAGGTGAGCGCGTGCAGGACGGAGAGCCCGGCCGAGGTCGACACGACTTGAGTCTCGACCGGGATCGGCAACGTCGCGCCGCCCCCCGACACCCGGCCTGCGGTCAGCAGGAACGGCCGGATCGCGGGGGCGCGGCCGGCGGCCGGGTCCGGCGAGCTCCCGGCGTGCCCCGCTGCGTCGTGTGGTGGTCCGCCGACGGCCATCACGATCCCTTTCCGAAGTGCCTGTACCCGTGCCCCGGGCGGGGGACGGTCAGCCGGCCGGGGCCGCGCCGACACTGTTCTTCAACTCCAGCACCAGCTGGGGGGTGAGCGCGGCCCCGGCCCGGTTGGCGAAGAGGGTCATCTCGTAGGCGATGTTGCCCAGCTTCGCCTCCTTGGAGGTCACCACTCCCAGGACGGCGCCGCAGCCGATGGCCGACACCAGCACATGGCCGCCCTCCAGATCGATGATGACCTTGTTGAGGCTGCCGAGCCCATAGTTGCCGGAGGCTCCCGCGGCAAGACTCGTCAGGCCGGACACGATCGCGGCGAGCCGCTCGGAGTCGGCGTGTTCGCGCAGCTGGGAGACGGCGATCAGCAGGCCGTCGGACGACACGGCGATGGCGTCGACCACACCGGCGGTCTCCGTGGCGAACCGGTCGAGCAGCCAGGTGAAATCGGCCGCGGCGGCTCGCAGATCAGTGGGTTCCGGCCGCTCGGAATTGCTGTCAGCTGTCGACGTGGTCACTGCCGGACTCCTTCTGGGATTGCTGGTGGTGCGATGGTGCTGGTTTCGTCCGGGCGTGAGCACTGTCCTGCTCTGCCCTGCGTACGGCTGCCTCGAACTCGTCGAGCTCCGAGCGGACGGCCTCGGCGTCGGCGGGCTGCCGCACCGTCGGCGCCCCCCGGTCCGCCCGCGAAGAGGTCATGGCGAGTGTCGCGCCCCGGACCCGCCGCCGCAGCGGCCGTGAGTCCTCCGCGGCACGCTGTTCGCCCGATGCGGCCGTCCGCTCCCCGCCGGCGTCCTCGACGGTCCGTTCCGCGGTGGTCGGTCCCGCGCCGGTGCGCGCCGGGAGGCGCCGGGGAAGCGCGTCGTGCGACGAGGGGGCCGCCGACCGCTCGGTGACACCGGTGGCAAAGACCGGTACGTGCGACGGCGCGGGCGCGGCGGTCTCCTGCCCGGTCCTCACCGGGAACGCCGTTACGGCTCCGATCGGGCCCGTGTCCACGGGCTGCTCGGGGTCCTCGGGACTCATGGTCAGCAGGAGCGAGGCGGGGATCCAGACGGTTGCGGTGACCCCGCCGCCCGGCGTACGGCTCAGCGACACGCGCAC
This region of Streptomyces caelestis genomic DNA includes:
- a CDS encoding ATP-binding protein produces the protein MDEPADATAMAPRYSLAEGASASWSGHGRRGWETVSSDLELAVTELVTNALVHADSEVEVRLREYADRLRVDVRDSDPRPPLPAPVLQSGETDRESEHGRGLLIVDALASSWGNSPSGRGKSVWFELTRPPASERD
- a CDS encoding DUF742 domain-containing protein; amino-acid sequence: MAVGGPPHDAAGHAGSSPDPAAGRAPAIRPFLLTAGRVSGGGATLPIPVETQVVSTSAGLSVLHALTFEHHDIIAACRRPQSVAELAAGLRLHLNVVRVLAEDLRAAGHLAIHRPNAGTAQDLSVLRRVIDGLRAVPDSRGTLRDTS
- a CDS encoding roadblock/LC7 domain-containing protein, encoding MTTSTADSNSERPEPTDLRAAAADFTWLLDRFATETAGVVDAIAVSSDGLLIAVSQLREHADSERLAAIVSGLTSLAAGASGNYGLGSLNKVIIDLEGGHVLVSAIGCGAVLGVVTSKEAKLGNIAYEMTLFANRAGAALTPQLVLELKNSVGAAPAG
- a CDS encoding GTP-binding protein gives rise to the protein MVFVPSPTHGGHSVTPVEQPPTPVKLVIAGGFGVGKTTTVGSISEIRPLTTEAAITEVAAGVDDLTHTPGKTTTTVAMDFGCITIDPTLKLYLFGTPGQDRFGFMWDDLVEGALGGLVIVDTRRLDDCYAAVDYFEHKDVPFAVAVNAFDGEVEHDLDEVRWALDIAEHVPLIVFDARKTGSVRDALLVVLEVALARAEAAAAP